One Kangiella geojedonensis DNA segment encodes these proteins:
- a CDS encoding DUF4382 domain-containing protein — MKHVLKVSALVTGVALGLVACKSDDPDKGKLAVAVTDAPVDGAEAVVVQFTGVEIQGPDGRQTFDFASPKTIDLLELTGDESLELLPETDLTAGEYQWMRLMVNAERGVTDSYIDIDSARYSLFVPSGSQSGLKLNRPFVIAAGGLTDFTIDFDLRKSVHEPQNDAEDYYLRPTLRIVDNAEVGHINGMIDPNLINAEGCTDSSAVYLFAGADAEVDDVDANEPEPVTTGLVEVNNDGDYVYEIGFVLAGDYTLGFTCEAANDDPETDDVINFTTQNVTVTANGTVTVDF, encoded by the coding sequence ATGAAACATGTATTAAAGGTCAGTGCCTTAGTAACCGGTGTCGCGCTGGGTCTAGTAGCGTGTAAATCTGATGATCCTGATAAAGGTAAGTTGGCTGTGGCGGTTACGGATGCCCCAGTAGATGGCGCTGAAGCTGTCGTGGTGCAATTCACGGGAGTTGAGATTCAAGGTCCTGATGGCCGTCAAACCTTTGACTTTGCATCACCAAAAACAATTGACCTACTAGAACTGACGGGCGATGAGTCGCTAGAGCTCTTACCAGAAACTGATTTGACCGCTGGTGAATATCAGTGGATGCGCTTAATGGTCAATGCTGAACGCGGTGTAACGGACTCCTATATTGATATTGATTCTGCACGCTATTCGTTATTTGTGCCGAGTGGCAGTCAGTCAGGATTAAAACTAAACCGTCCCTTCGTGATCGCTGCGGGTGGCTTAACAGATTTCACCATTGATTTTGACTTACGTAAGTCGGTACATGAGCCGCAAAATGACGCTGAAGATTACTACTTACGTCCTACACTGAGAATCGTCGATAATGCTGAAGTGGGTCATATCAACGGTATGATCGACCCTAATCTTATTAATGCAGAAGGCTGTACTGACTCTAGTGCGGTGTACCTTTTTGCTGGAGCCGATGCCGAAGTGGATGATGTTGACGCTAATGAACCAGAGCCGGTCACAACAGGTCTTGTGGAAGTGAATAATGACGGTGACTATGTCTATGAAATAGGCTTTGTTTTAGCGGGCGATTACACATTAGGGTTTACGTGTGAAGCTGCTAATGATGATCCAGAAACAGATGACGTCATTAACTTCACCACACAAAACGTCACGGTAACAGCGAATGGGACGGTAACTGTAGACTTTTAA
- a CDS encoding FKBP-type peptidyl-prolyl cis-trans isomerase: MKIEKNSVVELDYKLMDLEGNVWESSKEGGPWLYLHGHGEVMPGLEAKLTGAAIGQKVKVELGPEEAYGPYEDDLKTEVPREAFADVENLNEGMRLAAESSDGVHAVMVREVRDDVVIIDANHPLAGKAVKVEVKVLSVRSATEEEVAHGHVHKDGACGH, encoded by the coding sequence ATGAAGATCGAAAAAAATAGTGTTGTTGAATTGGATTATAAGCTCATGGATTTAGAGGGTAATGTCTGGGAAAGCTCAAAAGAAGGCGGCCCATGGCTGTATTTGCATGGGCATGGCGAAGTGATGCCTGGTCTAGAGGCTAAGTTAACTGGAGCCGCCATCGGACAGAAGGTCAAAGTTGAGTTAGGGCCTGAAGAAGCTTATGGTCCTTATGAAGATGATCTAAAGACTGAGGTGCCGCGTGAAGCGTTTGCTGATGTTGAAAACCTGAACGAGGGGATGCGTTTAGCGGCGGAAAGCAGCGATGGCGTTCATGCCGTCATGGTTCGTGAAGTGCGTGACGATGTGGTCATTATTGATGCCAATCATCCTTTGGCGGGTAAAGCCGTTAAAGTCGAAGTGAAAGTGCTATCGGTTCGCTCCGCCACTGAGGAAGAGGTTGCTCATGGGCATGTGCATAAAGACGGCGCCTGCGGTCACTAG
- the rpoZ gene encoding DNA-directed RNA polymerase subunit omega, whose amino-acid sequence MARVTVQDAVEVVGNRFDLIMLAAKRARQIADGTHDPKVEWDNDKPTVVALREIEEGLTTAETVAADERAAEQEQESRPVLF is encoded by the coding sequence ATGGCACGAGTAACAGTACAAGACGCGGTTGAAGTTGTTGGTAACCGTTTTGATTTAATTATGTTAGCAGCAAAGCGAGCACGCCAGATTGCTGACGGAACTCACGACCCTAAAGTTGAGTGGGATAATGACAAACCAACAGTGGTAGCGTTACGTGAAATCGAAGAAGGTTTGACGACAGCTGAGACGGTAGCTGCTGACGAGCGCGCAGCGGAACAAGAGCAGGAATCACGTCCGGTATTGTTCTAG
- a CDS encoding NAD(P)-dependent malic enzyme, whose protein sequence is MSEFFKKSLDIHKYLRGKWGIKSKVPLQNRDDLSVAYTPGVAAVSNHIAKDKNSSYLYTMKGNSVAIVSDGSAVLGLGDIGPEAALPVMEGKAILFKEFADIDGVPLVIDAESVEEIVTTVKTIAPTFGGINLEDIAAPKCFEIEEALQDIGIPVFHDDQHGTAIVLLAALINACKVTGKNIEELKVVINGAGAAGTAIAKLLRCVGHDEAACIPVEDVLVCDSKGIISPDRDNLNHEKKKILAYTNRHNRNGDLRDALRDADVFIGVSKGNLLNGDDIKLMNDEPIILAMANPIPEIMPDEAKAAGASVVGTGRSDFPNQVNNVLAFPGIFRGALEARATRITEAMKIAAAHALANAVNHISADHVLPDPLNRNVAQKVAEAVREQAIKDNVQRPL, encoded by the coding sequence ATGAGTGAATTTTTCAAGAAATCATTAGATATCCATAAATACTTGCGCGGAAAGTGGGGAATTAAAAGTAAAGTTCCTTTGCAAAATCGAGACGACCTTTCTGTCGCTTACACCCCTGGCGTTGCTGCGGTTTCGAACCATATCGCTAAAGACAAAAATTCCAGTTACCTCTACACCATGAAAGGTAACTCTGTCGCTATCGTTTCCGATGGCTCTGCGGTGTTAGGTCTTGGTGATATTGGCCCAGAGGCGGCACTTCCTGTGATGGAAGGTAAAGCCATCTTATTCAAAGAATTCGCTGATATCGATGGCGTGCCTTTGGTGATCGATGCCGAGTCTGTTGAAGAAATCGTTACCACGGTTAAAACCATCGCTCCAACCTTCGGTGGCATTAACCTTGAAGACATCGCGGCACCTAAGTGCTTTGAAATTGAAGAAGCGTTACAAGACATCGGCATCCCTGTTTTCCACGATGACCAACACGGCACAGCCATCGTATTGCTGGCGGCTTTGATTAACGCCTGTAAAGTGACAGGTAAAAATATCGAAGAGCTTAAAGTTGTGATCAATGGTGCTGGCGCTGCTGGTACGGCGATTGCAAAATTATTGCGTTGCGTGGGTCACGATGAAGCTGCCTGTATCCCGGTAGAAGATGTCTTGGTCTGTGATTCAAAAGGCATTATTTCTCCTGACCGTGATAACTTGAATCATGAGAAGAAGAAAATTTTAGCTTATACCAACCGCCACAATCGCAATGGCGACCTACGTGATGCATTACGCGACGCTGACGTGTTTATTGGCGTATCGAAGGGCAATTTGCTGAATGGCGACGATATCAAGCTGATGAATGACGAACCGATTATCCTTGCCATGGCCAATCCAATTCCTGAGATTATGCCTGACGAAGCAAAAGCTGCTGGTGCGTCAGTGGTTGGTACCGGTCGAAGCGACTTCCCCAATCAGGTGAACAACGTTTTGGCCTTTCCGGGAATTTTCCGTGGTGCATTAGAAGCCCGTGCGACTCGCATTACCGAAGCGATGAAAATTGCAGCAGCTCATGCTCTGGCAAATGCGGTGAACCACATATCTGCCGATCACGTACTGCCCGATCCATTAAACCGTAACGTTGCGCAAAAAGTTGCGGAAGCGGTTCGTGAACAAGCCATTAAGGATAACGTTCAACGTCCACTTTAA
- a CDS encoding MAPEG family protein: MSFQPILIPVFVMVLLTFAVAVVMARRRFRFYRTQRLHPQKTATRKGMSEHMEDERAADHFKNLFEMPVLFYLAVLISMMTSTSSYWLLGLAWLYVICRIAHAYIHCSYNNVFHRFKAFISSYFVLLALWVVLILDIVLF, from the coding sequence ATGTCGTTCCAACCTATTCTAATTCCTGTATTTGTGATGGTTTTACTGACCTTCGCCGTGGCTGTGGTCATGGCCAGAAGGCGCTTTCGTTTTTATCGCACTCAACGATTACATCCTCAAAAGACCGCGACCCGTAAGGGAATGAGTGAGCATATGGAGGATGAGCGAGCTGCCGATCATTTCAAAAACCTGTTTGAGATGCCGGTGTTGTTTTACTTGGCAGTGCTTATTTCAATGATGACAAGTACATCATCGTATTGGCTGTTGGGGTTGGCCTGGTTATACGTAATTTGCAGAATAGCGCATGCGTATATTCATTGTTCGTATAATAATGTCTTTCATCGGTTTAAGGCCTTTATTTCGAGTTATTTTGTGTTGTTAGCGTTATGGGTCGTATTAATACTTGATATCGTTTTATTTTAG
- a CDS encoding choice-of-anchor B family protein, translated as MKKALSLGLLALSTTMVSTEPASAHSGAHPVRYVAVDGVDQGNCSSPSEPCASISYAVNESSKGDKIYVASGKYFAEAMDIFYLLNDMVAVKGGFSRDNGYKKQAPEKHITTIVGLPAEYRDKLTEKGFRLLQDTKGNQEFRVKPEYLDMLDRYQKVNSTNKKQITCDNGSADEFPCYQIDLVSQLSLASLSTSPSSASDIWGYVDLNNNREYALLAVVNGTTLIDVTDAENPSEVGTVSGVNSTWRDVKVYQYLDNASGNYKAYAYVTTEGQGGLQVIDLSDAPNSISLVNTIDVFQTAHNVYLGNIDYTNGTALDGHEPYLYIAGSNLGNGSYRVFDLVDPENPALVTTPSSTGYVHDATNMIIDDSRTSQCAAGHNPCELFIDFNENTVDIWDTTDKSSPLRISSTPYNGASYTHSGWYSKDKNYVFIQDELDERNLNVNTRLYVMDISDLTSPQIVGRYEGQTRAIDHNGFTLGDKYYMSNYKRGLTVLDVADPTQPKEIGFFDTYPIPQANDPQFDGAWGTFPYLPSGNILVSDISNGLFVLKDNSNIGDDGPGSSQPDTPTTPPEEDTGSGGGGGPVQLLTLLLLGGLLGRRRIARKQR; from the coding sequence ATGAAGAAAGCATTATCGTTAGGATTATTGGCATTATCCACCACCATGGTTTCCACCGAACCTGCTTCTGCACATAGCGGCGCTCATCCAGTTCGCTATGTTGCTGTTGATGGTGTTGATCAAGGCAACTGCTCGTCACCAAGCGAACCTTGCGCCTCTATCAGCTACGCCGTTAATGAATCAAGCAAAGGCGATAAAATTTATGTGGCCTCTGGTAAGTATTTCGCCGAAGCGATGGATATTTTCTATTTACTCAACGATATGGTAGCTGTCAAAGGTGGCTTTTCGCGTGATAACGGTTATAAGAAACAGGCTCCGGAAAAACACATCACCACCATCGTCGGTTTACCTGCTGAATATCGCGATAAGTTAACCGAAAAAGGCTTCCGCTTACTACAAGATACTAAAGGTAATCAAGAATTCCGAGTAAAACCTGAATACCTCGATATGCTTGATCGGTATCAAAAAGTTAACAGCACCAACAAAAAGCAAATCACCTGCGACAACGGTAGTGCTGACGAATTTCCTTGTTATCAAATTGATCTCGTTTCGCAGTTGTCATTGGCTTCACTCAGCACCAGCCCATCCAGCGCCAGTGATATCTGGGGCTATGTCGATCTCAATAACAATCGAGAATATGCTTTATTAGCCGTCGTGAATGGCACCACGCTGATCGATGTCACCGATGCAGAAAATCCTTCAGAAGTGGGAACGGTCAGCGGCGTTAACAGTACCTGGCGTGATGTTAAGGTTTACCAGTACCTAGATAACGCCAGCGGCAATTACAAAGCCTACGCTTATGTCACTACTGAAGGTCAAGGTGGCTTACAAGTGATTGATCTCAGCGATGCGCCGAATAGTATCAGTTTGGTCAATACCATTGATGTGTTCCAAACCGCACATAATGTGTACTTAGGTAATATTGACTACACTAATGGTACTGCGCTTGATGGTCATGAGCCCTACCTTTATATCGCAGGCTCAAATCTTGGCAATGGCTCTTATCGCGTGTTTGACTTAGTCGATCCTGAAAACCCTGCACTGGTCACAACGCCGAGTTCCACAGGTTATGTTCACGATGCCACCAATATGATTATTGACGACAGTCGCACTAGCCAATGTGCCGCAGGCCATAACCCTTGTGAGCTATTTATCGACTTTAACGAAAATACCGTGGATATTTGGGACACCACCGACAAATCGTCACCATTACGCATCAGCAGCACGCCATACAATGGAGCAAGCTATACTCACTCAGGATGGTACTCCAAGGATAAGAACTATGTGTTCATCCAAGATGAGCTCGATGAACGAAACTTAAACGTTAACACCCGCTTATACGTGATGGATATCAGCGATCTAACCTCGCCGCAAATTGTGGGCCGTTACGAAGGCCAAACTCGTGCGATTGACCACAATGGTTTCACGCTTGGTGACAAATATTACATGTCCAACTACAAGCGAGGCTTAACGGTTCTCGATGTTGCTGACCCGACTCAACCTAAAGAAATCGGCTTTTTCGACACTTACCCTATTCCACAAGCGAATGACCCACAGTTCGATGGTGCTTGGGGAACCTTCCCTTATTTACCCAGCGGAAATATCCTCGTCAGTGACATATCGAATGGCTTATTCGTTCTAAAGGATAACAGTAATATCGGTGACGATGGCCCAGGCTCATCTCAACCCGACACGCCCACGACTCCGCCAGAAGAAGACACGGGCTCAGGTGGCGGCGGAGGTCCGGTTCAGTTACTGACGCTACTCCTTTTAGGTGGTTTATTAGGCCGTCGTCGTATTGCCCGTAAACAACGCTAG
- a CDS encoding alpha/beta fold hydrolase, whose product MVGFIKRCLGYTLVTFLLMLPLSAVMANAELPAIPLQSHLVEVNDHRIHIHQQGTNKQQPLLILLSGPTDNWHSDSAWWIVAQNILSQHYQTLAIDRAGQGWSQPIEQPSYQQFADDLKGLLSNDEVVDLDRELLFVAFASSNLSLNLLLDDDVLVARTRGVILIDPDVLTQHSLQHYTGETEGYKKGWQGLEEYIRSGKYDERVQQKINAEREHLESIIPFKYMSHMDWDYYGAIEMIRQTRDYQIHKFLEASVYKEDLEAAKAQGLTDSLPLVILDTDFEAAYLEQLEDEKVKASIAQWRQEGIEWYFSLAQNSPCGAYWPVDTREHLLMMTQPELIEQAINKVLACSQ is encoded by the coding sequence ATGGTTGGATTTATTAAGCGTTGCTTGGGATATACATTAGTAACATTCCTGTTGATGCTCCCTTTGAGTGCAGTTATGGCTAATGCTGAGTTGCCTGCCATTCCGCTGCAGAGTCATTTGGTGGAGGTGAATGATCACCGCATTCATATCCATCAACAAGGTACCAATAAACAGCAACCATTACTGATATTGCTTTCGGGCCCGACGGATAACTGGCATAGCGATAGTGCCTGGTGGATAGTGGCACAAAACATCTTGTCGCAACATTACCAAACCTTAGCCATTGATCGCGCAGGCCAAGGCTGGTCACAACCGATTGAACAACCCTCATACCAGCAGTTTGCTGACGATCTGAAAGGTTTACTGTCGAATGATGAGGTAGTCGATTTAGATCGAGAGTTGCTGTTTGTGGCTTTTGCGAGTTCAAACTTATCACTAAACCTGCTGTTGGATGACGATGTACTTGTGGCGCGTACTCGCGGAGTCATACTGATCGATCCTGATGTGTTAACGCAGCACTCGTTACAGCATTACACTGGGGAAACGGAAGGCTATAAAAAGGGTTGGCAAGGTCTTGAAGAGTATATTCGCTCGGGCAAATACGATGAACGAGTCCAGCAGAAAATCAACGCGGAGCGTGAACATTTAGAAAGCATCATTCCCTTTAAGTACATGTCGCATATGGATTGGGATTATTATGGCGCGATTGAGATGATTCGTCAGACGCGTGATTACCAGATCCACAAGTTTTTGGAGGCCAGCGTTTACAAGGAGGATTTGGAAGCGGCAAAGGCACAAGGTTTAACCGATTCATTGCCACTAGTTATTTTAGATACGGATTTTGAAGCGGCTTATTTAGAACAACTTGAGGATGAAAAAGTGAAGGCTTCGATTGCTCAGTGGAGACAAGAGGGTATCGAGTGGTATTTCTCTTTAGCGCAGAACAGCCCATGCGGGGCTTACTGGCCTGTGGATACAAGAGAACATTTATTAATGATGACGCAACCAGAGTTGATCGAGCAGGCCATCAACAAGGTGCTGGCCTGCTCTCAATAA
- the rph gene encoding ribonuclease PH has translation MRPSGRSTNQLRPITITRNYTKHAEGSVLIEFGETKVLCNASVVESVPRFLKGKGQGWLTAEYGMLPRSTHSRMDREASRGKQGGRTLEIQRLIGRSLRAAVDLKQLGEHTIYLDCDVLQADGGTRTASISGACVALHDALFSMRQKGMIKTNPLKHMIGSVSVGIYEGTPILDLDYPEDSSAETDMNLVMDEHGGFIEIQGTAEGETFSGDELMQMLELGKQGIREIFDIQKQAIAS, from the coding sequence ATGCGCCCTAGTGGACGAAGTACCAACCAATTAAGACCCATCACCATTACCCGAAACTACACCAAGCATGCTGAAGGCTCAGTGTTGATTGAGTTTGGCGAAACCAAAGTATTGTGTAACGCCAGTGTCGTAGAAAGCGTCCCACGATTTTTAAAAGGCAAAGGCCAAGGTTGGCTTACGGCTGAATACGGCATGTTGCCACGTTCAACGCACAGCCGTATGGATCGTGAAGCATCGCGTGGTAAGCAAGGCGGTCGAACCCTCGAAATTCAACGTCTCATCGGCCGTTCACTGCGCGCCGCGGTAGATCTAAAGCAACTCGGCGAGCACACCATTTACCTTGACTGTGATGTGTTACAGGCTGACGGTGGTACGCGAACGGCTTCTATTAGCGGTGCTTGCGTCGCGTTGCATGACGCCTTGTTCAGCATGCGTCAGAAAGGCATGATAAAAACAAACCCTTTGAAGCACATGATTGGTTCAGTGTCGGTTGGAATTTACGAGGGAACGCCTATCTTAGATTTGGACTACCCAGAAGACTCAAGTGCTGAAACCGACATGAACTTGGTCATGGACGAGCACGGCGGTTTTATTGAAATTCAAGGGACTGCAGAAGGTGAAACCTTTAGTGGTGATGAACTGATGCAAATGCTGGAACTCGGTAAGCAGGGTATCCGCGAAATTTTCGATATCCAAAAACAAGCAATCGCTAGTTAG
- a CDS encoding YicC/YloC family endoribonuclease has protein sequence MLKSMTAFARQQFAAEWGNVTWEIKSVNQRFLEPNFRMPESFRHLEFELRNVLRKRLNRGKLDCTLRIEMNPKHAGRMKLDQEMAQQLLTAHEELQVLAQDNQSADLVQLMRWPGLLQQEEADTDTMEKDVKQAFSQAVEQLIEVRQREGEALSEIIEQRLKGISSEVAKVGEQMPAVIKWQRERVTNRFEEAKVELDKDRLEQEMVFLAQKLDVAEELDRLNTHVTECLRLLKDKGPVGRRLDFLMQEFNREANTLGSKSINADITNSSVEIKVLIEQMREQVQNIE, from the coding sequence ATGTTAAAAAGCATGACCGCCTTTGCTCGTCAGCAGTTTGCTGCCGAATGGGGCAACGTAACTTGGGAAATAAAGTCGGTAAATCAACGCTTTCTGGAGCCTAACTTCAGAATGCCTGAGTCTTTCCGTCACCTTGAGTTCGAATTGCGAAACGTCCTCCGTAAACGTCTAAACCGCGGTAAACTTGATTGCACTTTGCGCATCGAGATGAACCCAAAACACGCGGGCCGCATGAAGCTTGATCAAGAAATGGCACAGCAGCTATTAACAGCGCATGAAGAATTACAAGTCTTGGCGCAAGACAACCAATCAGCAGATCTTGTTCAGCTGATGCGTTGGCCGGGTCTTTTACAACAAGAAGAAGCGGATACCGACACCATGGAAAAGGACGTCAAACAAGCCTTTTCTCAAGCAGTAGAGCAACTTATTGAAGTTCGCCAACGTGAAGGCGAAGCGTTATCAGAGATTATTGAACAGCGACTCAAAGGTATTTCGTCAGAAGTGGCTAAAGTTGGCGAGCAAATGCCAGCGGTCATAAAGTGGCAACGCGAACGCGTTACCAATCGTTTTGAGGAAGCTAAGGTTGAGTTAGATAAAGACCGTCTGGAACAAGAGATGGTGTTTTTGGCTCAAAAGCTCGACGTTGCCGAAGAGCTGGATCGACTTAATACGCACGTCACCGAGTGCCTACGCCTGCTGAAAGACAAAGGCCCAGTTGGCCGTCGTTTAGATTTTTTGATGCAAGAATTTAATCGCGAAGCGAATACGCTTGGTTCCAAATCAATAAACGCTGACATCACTAATAGCTCAGTTGAGATTAAGGTGTTAATTGAGCAGATGCGCGAACAAGTGCAAAATATTGAATAA
- a CDS encoding SDR family oxidoreductase: protein MTTTSMSKKVKTVMVTGASSGFGLATARRFAEKGHRVIVAARRKERLESLKQELDDEFGADTVFVMPLDVTSETQIEEMLGSLPEEFAEVDVLVNNAGLALGLEPAHEANLDDWHRMVDTNIKGLYLMTRKILPGMVERRHGHIINIGSIAGNYAYPGGNAYGATKAFVKQFTRNLRADLLGTQIRVTNIEPGLAETEFSLVRFNGDQGKADDVYKGTDPLTAGDIAEAVIWAAEQPQHVNINSIELMPTSQAWAALAIDKIQG, encoded by the coding sequence ATGACAACAACAAGCATGTCCAAAAAAGTTAAAACGGTAATGGTTACAGGGGCGAGCTCTGGTTTTGGTCTTGCAACCGCCAGACGCTTTGCGGAAAAAGGCCATCGAGTGATTGTCGCGGCTCGTCGCAAAGAGCGACTGGAGTCATTAAAGCAGGAGCTTGATGATGAGTTTGGTGCCGATACCGTTTTTGTTATGCCGCTGGATGTGACCTCTGAAACGCAAATAGAAGAGATGCTGGGCTCATTGCCAGAAGAGTTCGCTGAAGTGGATGTGCTGGTGAATAATGCGGGTTTAGCCTTAGGACTTGAGCCTGCTCATGAGGCAAATCTGGATGATTGGCATCGTATGGTTGATACCAATATTAAAGGTTTGTATTTGATGACCCGAAAAATTCTACCGGGTATGGTTGAACGACGTCATGGCCATATTATCAATATCGGCTCTATCGCTGGCAATTATGCTTACCCAGGCGGAAATGCTTACGGCGCGACCAAAGCTTTCGTCAAACAGTTTACACGCAACTTAAGAGCCGACCTGCTTGGGACGCAAATTCGCGTGACCAATATTGAGCCGGGTTTAGCTGAAACTGAATTTTCATTAGTGCGTTTTAATGGCGATCAGGGGAAAGCTGACGATGTTTATAAGGGCACCGATCCATTAACTGCTGGAGATATCGCCGAGGCGGTAATCTGGGCTGCAGAGCAACCACAGCATGTTAATATCAACTCAATAGAGTTAATGCCAACGTCACAAGCATGGGCTGCATTGGCGATTGATAAAATCCAAGGGTAA
- the apaG gene encoding Co2+/Mg2+ efflux protein ApaG, translating into MSQQYQFQISVNTQYIEEQSEPDNERFVFAYTITIENTGDLGAKLDSRHWVITDANGEVTEVQGQGVIGEQPYIEPGKSYQYSSGAVIATPIGTMEGDYKMIGQNGAEFKAPIPVFSLATPGILH; encoded by the coding sequence ATGTCTCAGCAATATCAATTTCAAATTAGCGTTAATACTCAATACATCGAAGAACAGTCAGAGCCTGACAACGAACGTTTTGTGTTCGCCTACACCATCACCATCGAAAACACGGGTGACTTAGGTGCTAAACTCGACTCGCGTCATTGGGTTATCACTGACGCCAACGGCGAAGTAACTGAAGTCCAAGGCCAAGGGGTTATTGGAGAACAGCCGTATATCGAGCCAGGTAAAAGCTACCAGTATTCCAGTGGCGCTGTCATCGCCACACCAATTGGCACCATGGAAGGCGATTATAAAATGATTGGTCAAAACGGTGCCGAATTTAAAGCGCCAATTCCAGTATTCAGCCTCGCTACTCCAGGCATACTGCATTAG
- the gmk gene encoding guanylate kinase, protein MTRPQNTADNTAKGTLYVVSAPSGAGKTSLLKAVLARMPELKLSISHTTRPQRPGETDGQDYHFVSVEDFEQMLEQESFLEHAEVFGNYYGTSRVWLESQLKLGHDVVLEIDWQGARQVRSLMPECRSIFILPPSQEELHNRLTGRGQDSEEVIQSRMAAAHREIKHYDEYDYLVINDDFESACTELSAIFTARRLRLESQQVRQQSLLSELLS, encoded by the coding sequence ATGACGCGACCTCAAAACACGGCAGACAACACAGCAAAAGGTACTTTGTATGTGGTTTCGGCTCCTTCGGGAGCGGGTAAAACAAGCTTATTAAAAGCCGTTTTGGCTCGTATGCCAGAACTTAAGCTTTCTATTTCGCATACCACGCGCCCACAGCGCCCTGGCGAAACCGATGGCCAAGATTACCACTTTGTGAGCGTCGAAGACTTCGAGCAAATGCTGGAGCAAGAAAGTTTCCTAGAGCATGCCGAAGTGTTTGGTAACTATTATGGTACCAGTCGCGTGTGGCTAGAGAGCCAACTTAAGCTTGGGCATGATGTTGTTTTAGAGATCGACTGGCAAGGCGCACGTCAAGTTCGTAGTTTGATGCCTGAGTGTCGCAGCATTTTTATCCTTCCTCCTTCGCAGGAAGAGCTGCATAACCGTTTAACGGGGCGCGGCCAAGATAGCGAAGAAGTGATTCAATCTCGCATGGCGGCAGCCCACCGAGAGATTAAACATTATGACGAATACGATTATTTGGTCATTAATGATGATTTTGAATCAGCTTGCACAGAGCTTTCGGCGATTTTCACTGCACGAAGACTGCGCCTGGAAAGTCAGCAAGTTCGTCAGCAGTCTCTGCTGAGTGAGCTACTAAGTTAA
- a CDS encoding symmetrical bis(5'-nucleosyl)-tetraphosphatase, translating to MATYAIGDIQGCYDEFRLLLKTIAFNPSQDRLWLAGDLISRGPKSLEVLNYIYEHQDHFDIVLGNHDLHLLAVYYTGAKLPKNDDLNRILVADNVKPLMKFLRHQSIAVYDKHLDFLMTHAGVPPGWDLNQTLACAYELEQVLADKDSAIDFFQHMYGNKPNHWQKNLTGIDRLRFITNAFTRMRFCHQDGSLDFKSKSTPGKQTKGLSPWYELSDIAHETQVVFGHWAALEGQAKAKNIYAIDTGCVWGNRLTALRLEDHKRFHVKALRKWS from the coding sequence ATGGCTACCTACGCGATTGGCGATATTCAGGGGTGTTATGATGAGTTTCGTCTGCTGCTAAAGACCATAGCATTTAACCCATCCCAAGATCGTCTATGGCTGGCAGGCGATTTAATCAGTCGCGGGCCAAAATCATTGGAGGTGCTCAATTATATCTATGAGCACCAGGATCACTTTGATATTGTCCTTGGTAATCACGACTTACACCTGCTAGCAGTTTATTACACTGGCGCCAAATTGCCGAAGAACGACGATCTTAACCGCATTTTAGTCGCCGATAACGTCAAACCTTTAATGAAGTTTCTTCGTCATCAATCGATTGCCGTGTATGACAAACACCTGGACTTCCTGATGACCCACGCCGGCGTTCCTCCCGGCTGGGATCTTAATCAGACTCTTGCTTGCGCCTATGAGCTGGAGCAGGTTCTTGCCGACAAAGATTCTGCCATCGACTTTTTCCAACACATGTATGGAAATAAACCCAACCACTGGCAAAAGAACTTAACAGGTATCGATCGCCTTCGATTTATCACTAACGCCTTCACACGGATGAGATTTTGTCATCAAGACGGTAGTCTCGATTTTAAAAGTAAATCGACGCCTGGCAAACAAACCAAAGGCTTAAGCCCTTGGTATGAACTCAGCGATATCGCACATGAAACTCAGGTCGTGTTTGGTCACTGGGCCGCTCTCGAAGGTCAAGCCAAAGCAAAAAATATCTACGCCATTGATACCGGGTGCGTCTGGGGCAATCGACTCACCGCTTTACGTCTTGAAGATCACAAGCGCTTTCATGTTAAAGCCCTAAGAAAATGGTCCTAA